Proteins co-encoded in one Thermodesulfobacteriota bacterium genomic window:
- a CDS encoding DNA-3-methyladenine glycosylase 2 family protein, which yields MSKSSSPPTLTDKTYNRGISELTMRESDLGEAVSKWGHPPFWVHAPGFPGMVIAILSQQVSLESAQAAFVKLENVTGSIIPETFLSLDDNTLREIGFSRQKASYVRDLAHKIRVGDFGLEDLESMDNNQARKRLMKLRGIGPWTADTYLLFSLRRSDAWPSGDLALAKAIQELRRLDSIPSYKEVDSIAAHWRPWRAVAARILWHFYLSERGRS from the coding sequence ATGAGCAAATCATCCAGTCCTCCGACACTGACTGATAAAACATACAATCGGGGTATATCTGAGTTAACCATGCGTGAGTCAGATCTTGGCGAAGCTGTTTCCAAGTGGGGTCACCCTCCATTCTGGGTTCATGCGCCTGGATTTCCCGGTATGGTAATTGCCATTCTGTCCCAGCAAGTTTCTTTGGAATCCGCACAGGCAGCATTCGTCAAGTTGGAAAATGTAACCGGTTCAATCATTCCTGAAACGTTCCTATCCCTGGATGACAACACATTAAGGGAAATAGGCTTTAGTCGCCAGAAAGCGTCATATGTCCGAGATCTGGCCCATAAAATTAGGGTTGGAGATTTCGGTTTGGAAGATCTTGAATCTATGGACAACAATCAGGCTCGAAAAAGATTAATGAAATTAAGAGGAATTGGACCATGGACAGCCGATACCTATCTGCTATTTTCACTGCGCAGATCGGATGCGTGGCCTTCGGGTGATCTTGCTTTGGCAAAAGCCATCCAGGAATTGAGAAGATTGGATTCCATTCCAAGCTATAAAGAGGTAGACAGCATCGCAGCCCATTGGAGGCCATGGCGGGCGGTGGCGGCAAGAATCCTTTGGCATTTTTATCTCAGCGAACGCGGCAGATCATGA
- a CDS encoding class I SAM-dependent methyltransferase, with translation MEEKKNYIQALIKLHLGLERQGPGDTNFSKHILSLITELPKNPRIADIGCGAGTGTLFLADRFKSKVRAVDFSPEFLDELLKRAKQRGLEHLVEIIECDMGSLDWEPETIDLLWSEGAAYNLTFEGALKAWRPLMAANGIAVISEMNYFTSEVPEPVQAYMQNAYPTIGTEAENSGYANLSGFEILGIHRLPSKAWWDNYYGPLQENMKSLKCSKDRSMQSVINETEEEMKLFKTYDKYYGYSFYILKAV, from the coding sequence ATGGAAGAGAAAAAGAATTATATTCAGGCACTTATAAAATTACATCTCGGTCTTGAGAGGCAAGGTCCGGGTGATACAAATTTTTCCAAACATATACTTTCACTGATTACAGAGTTACCAAAAAATCCACGTATAGCTGATATCGGTTGCGGTGCCGGTACAGGGACACTATTTTTGGCTGACAGATTTAAATCAAAGGTACGGGCAGTAGACTTCTCGCCAGAATTTCTTGATGAACTGTTAAAGCGAGCAAAACAACGAGGACTTGAACATTTGGTAGAAATTATCGAATGCGACATGGGAAGTCTTGATTGGGAACCAGAAACCATTGATCTTCTTTGGTCCGAGGGAGCCGCTTATAACCTGACATTTGAAGGTGCGCTGAAAGCGTGGAGACCATTGATGGCGGCTAATGGAATTGCTGTTATTTCTGAAATGAACTATTTCACCAGTGAAGTGCCGGAACCCGTACAAGCTTATATGCAAAATGCCTACCCCACCATCGGTACAGAAGCAGAAAACTCAGGTTATGCAAATTTATCAGGTTTCGAGATTTTGGGAATTCACCGTTTGCCGTCAAAGGCTTGGTGGGATAATTACTATGGACCACTTCAAGAAAATATGAAATCGTTAAAGTGCTCGAAGGACAGAAGCATGCAATCCGTTATTAATGAAACTGAAGAAGAAATGAAGCTCTTTAAAACGTATGATAAATATTACGGATATTCGTTTTATATTTTGAAAGCTGTATAG
- a CDS encoding DUF1302 family protein: protein MKVNTKNPRRRNHIIAACFVFLLTVALLLPEPAFSAEDETLDEILNGFDDKNPGVPADTIQDAIDGFDDEAKDAPNSKASDELLDGFDDDSPEAKPEMPPNEIKPSIFDLNGDVELGASYNFAHDKPQGNETDWRGLSRLRAGLNVELNAKFSSSWQARVSGKGTYDFAYAIQGRDEFTDEVLDHYEKEIELGETYLQGNLTKSLDVKLGRQIVVWGKSDNIRVTDVLNPLDMREPGLTDIEDLRLPVAMSRLDYYFADWSLTGIAVHEIRFNKNPEYGSDFYPSASPPPHEDKPDSCGKNTEYAAAINGIFSGWDISFYWADYYNDMPHVERISTGLPLQVEWKHARLEMVGSAFNVALGNWLVKTEAAYLDGFEFFNSPDKEYSRTDVLAGIEYSGFKDTTVSIEAVNRHINNFDDVLELSPDEAREDEFQWVFRLTRDFLNETLSLTLLASTFNGTGQDGAFQRISAEYDVTDSIEITGGVVLYQSGDLARFRNIGDNDRLFCQIKYSF, encoded by the coding sequence TTGAAAGTCAATACGAAAAACCCGAGGCGGCGAAATCACATCATTGCTGCATGTTTTGTTTTCCTCTTGACGGTTGCCCTGTTATTGCCGGAGCCTGCTTTTTCTGCAGAGGATGAAACACTGGATGAAATCCTCAATGGCTTCGATGATAAAAACCCGGGTGTGCCTGCCGATACCATTCAAGACGCGATTGACGGTTTTGATGATGAAGCAAAAGATGCCCCAAACAGCAAAGCCAGCGATGAATTATTGGACGGGTTTGATGATGATTCCCCCGAGGCCAAACCTGAGATGCCGCCAAATGAAATCAAACCGTCTATTTTCGATTTAAACGGGGATGTCGAACTCGGTGCTTCCTACAACTTTGCCCATGATAAGCCACAGGGAAATGAAACCGACTGGCGCGGACTGTCACGGCTGCGGGCAGGACTTAATGTTGAATTAAATGCCAAGTTTTCCAGTTCATGGCAGGCGCGCGTCAGCGGCAAAGGGACATATGATTTTGCCTATGCCATTCAAGGCAGAGATGAATTCACCGATGAAGTGCTGGACCATTATGAAAAAGAAATTGAGCTGGGTGAAACCTACCTTCAGGGAAACCTGACCAAAAGCCTCGATGTTAAACTCGGTCGTCAGATCGTGGTGTGGGGAAAATCGGACAACATTCGGGTGACCGATGTGCTCAATCCGTTGGACATGCGGGAACCGGGCTTAACCGATATCGAAGATCTGCGGCTACCGGTTGCCATGTCCAGGCTAGATTATTATTTTGCTGACTGGAGCCTGACAGGCATCGCCGTTCATGAGATCCGTTTTAACAAAAACCCGGAATACGGCAGCGACTTTTATCCGTCCGCCAGTCCGCCACCGCATGAAGATAAGCCGGACTCCTGTGGCAAAAACACCGAATATGCGGCTGCCATCAATGGAATTTTCAGTGGATGGGATATATCCTTTTACTGGGCCGACTATTATAACGACATGCCGCATGTGGAACGGATATCCACCGGCCTTCCTCTTCAAGTCGAGTGGAAACATGCCCGCCTGGAAATGGTTGGTTCCGCCTTTAACGTCGCATTGGGGAACTGGCTGGTAAAAACAGAGGCGGCCTACCTAGACGGATTCGAATTTTTCAATTCGCCGGACAAAGAGTATTCCAGAACGGATGTGTTGGCCGGAATAGAATATTCCGGTTTCAAAGATACCACGGTAAGCATTGAAGCAGTCAACCGACATATAAACAATTTCGACGATGTGTTGGAACTTTCACCGGACGAGGCCCGGGAGGATGAATTTCAATGGGTGTTTAGATTGACCAGGGATTTTCTAAATGAAACCCTTAGCTTAACGCTGTTGGCATCCACATTTAACGGAACAGGTCAGGATGGTGCTTTTCAACGGATTTCCGCTGAATACGATGTGACCGATTCTATTGAAATCACAGGCGGTGTGGTACTCTACCAGTCCGGTGATCTGGCAAGGTTCAGAAATATCGGTGACAATGACCGCCTGTTTTGCCAAATTAAATACAGCTTTTAG
- a CDS encoding outer membrane lipoprotein-sorting protein, translating to MSKAIKRCQTSVLIILLALSFTVPCALADDPKARAIMEKVDARDDGNNQVSEMEMILIDKKGKQRVRKIHTFSKDKDEDTLRLMFFLHPADVKDTAFLTFDYDDPDRDDDQWLYLPALKKTKRIASTDKSGSFMGSDLTYSDMTSRNLEDYDYTFYEKAKEKEVKGAKTWVIWSVPRSKDVIEETGYEKSLLFVRQDNFFVIRALHWVRDGGYKKYMDVKRLDLIDGIWVATEMQVTKKKSRNTVHKTILRLSKVKFNQGLEFDLFSVRRMEKGL from the coding sequence ATGAGCAAAGCAATCAAAAGATGCCAAACATCGGTTTTGATCATTTTATTGGCATTATCTTTTACAGTTCCCTGCGCCTTGGCAGATGATCCCAAAGCACGGGCCATTATGGAAAAGGTAGATGCACGGGACGACGGCAACAACCAGGTTTCCGAGATGGAAATGATCTTGATCGATAAAAAAGGAAAACAGAGGGTACGTAAAATCCACACCTTCAGCAAAGACAAAGACGAGGATACTCTTCGTTTAATGTTCTTTCTACATCCGGCGGATGTTAAAGATACGGCGTTCCTTACTTTTGATTATGACGACCCGGATAGAGATGATGATCAGTGGCTGTACCTTCCCGCACTTAAGAAAACCAAGCGGATTGCATCCACCGATAAAAGCGGTAGCTTTATGGGTTCGGACCTGACCTATTCGGATATGACCTCCCGCAACCTTGAGGACTATGATTATACTTTTTATGAAAAGGCCAAAGAAAAAGAGGTAAAAGGAGCAAAAACATGGGTCATCTGGTCGGTGCCCCGTTCAAAGGATGTCATTGAAGAAACCGGGTATGAAAAATCACTTCTTTTTGTGCGGCAGGACAATTTTTTTGTGATACGGGCCCTTCACTGGGTTCGGGACGGCGGCTACAAGAAGTATATGGATGTTAAACGTCTCGATCTGATCGACGGAATTTGGGTGGCAACCGAGATGCAGGTGACCAAAAAAAAGAGCAGAAACACCGTGCACAAAACCATTCTGAGGTTAAGCAAGGTAAAATTCAACCAAGGCCTTGAATTTGATCTGTTCTCCGTTCGAAGAATGGAAAAAGGGCTGTAG
- a CDS encoding ABC transporter substrate-binding protein — protein MKIIKKRLFCKTALLVMALILSGPAIYSVQAQVDEIRIADSKGDWGYPNPYRHYPRGPGYVRMSWVFDSLLWKDQKGYVPALAKSWSYHPDSLSFSFTLNKGVKWHDGKPFGPADVVFTVNYFKKHPYKWVPMGDVLDAEAIGPNKVIIRLKKPYAPFLAYVGGVMPILPKHIWQSVAQPKKCNDAKCFIGTGPYKFIDFNKAKGTYLYEAFEDYYQGNPKAKRLIYIKASKPLMALLSGKVDLANIKPDMAGTLKKRGMVILKNARGWNKKLMINHHIPPFNNKRFRKALAFAINRQEIINKAHRGFGSPASFGLLSPDHEFYNPHTPSYPPNPSKARQILESLGYMKDAQGFYIKDGRPLKIEILSSNISVAGESVTDRDGEVIKQQLQSAGIRVDLVHLEQATADAKIIKWNFNLAISGHGGLLGDARILNRMIHPKVTGSVNSARFGKNKELLKLLKDQLAEMDVEKRKALVFRIQEIYADELPAISLYYPASMAAYNPKQGITWYYTKGGIGLGIPISQNKMSLLNKNQL, from the coding sequence ATGAAGATCATAAAAAAACGATTGTTTTGTAAAACTGCTTTGCTGGTAATGGCGCTTATTCTTTCAGGACCGGCAATTTATTCAGTCCAGGCCCAGGTGGATGAAATCCGTATTGCAGACAGCAAAGGAGACTGGGGCTATCCAAACCCCTATCGGCATTATCCGCGTGGACCGGGTTATGTTCGTATGAGCTGGGTGTTTGATTCTCTTTTATGGAAAGATCAAAAAGGGTATGTCCCTGCTTTGGCAAAATCCTGGAGCTACCACCCGGATTCATTGAGTTTTAGCTTTACGCTCAATAAAGGCGTCAAGTGGCATGATGGTAAACCTTTCGGCCCGGCGGATGTGGTATTTACCGTTAATTACTTTAAAAAGCATCCGTACAAGTGGGTTCCCATGGGCGACGTTTTAGATGCGGAAGCGATTGGGCCAAATAAAGTGATTATCCGGCTGAAAAAACCCTATGCCCCTTTTCTGGCTTATGTTGGCGGCGTTATGCCGATTCTTCCCAAGCACATCTGGCAAAGTGTTGCACAACCAAAAAAATGCAACGATGCAAAATGCTTTATCGGTACCGGGCCATATAAATTTATTGATTTCAACAAAGCCAAAGGAACCTATCTGTATGAGGCGTTTGAAGATTACTACCAGGGCAACCCCAAAGCAAAACGCCTGATATACATAAAAGCAAGCAAACCGCTTATGGCTCTATTATCAGGAAAAGTCGATCTGGCCAATATTAAACCGGACATGGCCGGGACACTCAAGAAAAGGGGAATGGTTATTCTTAAAAATGCAAGGGGCTGGAACAAAAAGCTGATGATCAATCATCACATTCCACCCTTTAATAACAAACGCTTTCGAAAAGCCCTGGCTTTTGCAATTAACCGGCAGGAAATCATAAACAAGGCACACCGAGGCTTCGGCTCTCCGGCTTCTTTTGGACTTCTCTCACCGGACCATGAGTTTTACAACCCCCACACACCGTCATATCCTCCCAATCCGTCCAAAGCACGCCAAATTCTGGAATCACTGGGCTACATGAAAGATGCCCAAGGATTTTATATAAAGGATGGCCGGCCGCTGAAGATTGAAATTTTATCTTCAAACATTAGCGTTGCCGGTGAGTCCGTGACAGACAGGGACGGCGAAGTAATCAAACAACAGCTGCAAAGCGCCGGCATCAGGGTTGACCTGGTCCATTTGGAGCAGGCAACCGCGGACGCAAAGATTATTAAGTGGAATTTTAACCTTGCCATTTCCGGACACGGTGGATTGCTGGGGGATGCAAGGATCCTCAACCGTATGATACACCCCAAGGTCACCGGTTCGGTTAACTCCGCACGCTTCGGAAAAAATAAAGAACTTCTCAAACTGCTCAAGGATCAGCTGGCTGAGATGGATGTTGAAAAACGTAAGGCCCTTGTATTCAGGATACAGGAAATATATGCGGATGAGTTGCCGGCTATATCACTTTATTATCCGGCATCTATGGCCGCTTATAATCCAAAACAGGGAATTACTTGGTACTACACCAAAGGGGGTATCGGCCTAGGTATTCCTATTTCTCAAAACAAGATGTCGCTTTTAAACAAAAACCAGCTATAA
- a CDS encoding ABC transporter permease: protein MTVTFALAALVMIYLSYALPRFLPGDFVTAMYASSPVTLTVAQEAELKSFYTQDPGFGHYLLKLIKLDWGYSYSFLTPVSALFFEALPWTLLLLGSAHILSVCIGFITGVEASWKQGSKLEKGFVGGMTLLEGIPEISTGVIFMFIFALNLQWFPVGGAETAYATISLWERITDIGHHLALPLATLVLAYTPGNFLLTRNSMMLVIKSPFITTARAKGLANRRIKYAHAARNALLPLFTRFGLRLAFMITGALVVERIYSYPGLGTLLFNAIQARDLPVIQAIVLISSLMVLTIILLLELVYKYIDPRIKYDR, encoded by the coding sequence TTGACGGTTACCTTTGCCCTGGCCGCCCTGGTTATGATCTATCTGAGCTACGCTTTGCCGCGTTTTTTACCTGGCGATTTCGTTACAGCCATGTATGCCAGCTCGCCGGTAACACTTACCGTCGCACAGGAAGCTGAGCTCAAATCCTTTTACACCCAGGACCCCGGCTTTGGCCACTACCTGCTTAAGCTGATTAAACTCGACTGGGGATATTCCTATTCTTTTTTAACCCCTGTATCCGCTCTCTTTTTTGAGGCCCTTCCCTGGACCCTGCTGTTGCTTGGATCGGCTCATATCCTTTCCGTCTGTATCGGATTTATCACAGGAGTGGAAGCCTCCTGGAAGCAGGGAAGTAAACTGGAAAAGGGATTTGTCGGCGGTATGACTCTTTTGGAAGGCATCCCGGAAATCAGTACCGGAGTTATCTTTATGTTTATCTTTGCCTTGAATCTGCAGTGGTTTCCGGTTGGGGGAGCAGAGACGGCCTATGCAACGATTTCTTTATGGGAACGGATCACAGACATCGGTCACCATCTGGCTCTGCCCCTGGCCACGCTGGTTCTCGCTTATACGCCGGGCAACTTCTTGCTGACCCGCAACAGCATGATGCTGGTTATCAAATCGCCTTTTATAACAACGGCCCGTGCCAAAGGGTTGGCCAACCGAAGGATAAAATATGCCCATGCAGCCAGAAACGCTTTGCTGCCCCTTTTCACCCGGTTCGGATTGCGGCTGGCTTTTATGATTACCGGTGCCCTGGTGGTAGAACGAATTTATTCCTATCCCGGTTTGGGTACACTGCTTTTCAATGCAATTCAGGCAAGGGATCTTCCGGTTATTCAGGCCATCGTTCTGATTTCTTCATTAATGGTTTTAACCATTATTCTGCTTCTGGAGCTTGTTTATAAATACATTGATCCGAGGATTAAGTATGACCGTTAA
- a CDS encoding ABC transporter permease — protein MTVNQYLNIYKDAWFITGFGLSILFAATVLLGPSLVPYDPWDMSFSPISPPSTEHWLGINDGGQDIFSELIFAIRNTVTFGLLSGLVTLGVGVAVGVLAGWLGGFIDMILMRLADVLMAIPAIMILIITAALFRPSPFVLSLILAGLMWPTISKAIRAQTLTLRESLHVKAAAQIGGGNWYIIRRHLMPEMFPLYLIGLAAKTRMAMFMEASLAFLGLFDPSRKSLGMMIVYAVKYFYLDIWWNWLLPPIACLSLLIMAVTFLVISAEKAFDPRLKEVMG, from the coding sequence ATGACCGTTAATCAGTACTTAAATATATACAAAGACGCATGGTTCATTACCGGATTTGGCCTTTCAATCCTATTTGCGGCTACCGTTCTGTTGGGGCCGTCTCTCGTTCCTTATGATCCCTGGGATATGTCTTTCTCTCCCATCTCACCCCCTTCAACGGAGCATTGGCTGGGTATTAACGATGGTGGACAGGACATTTTTTCAGAGCTTATCTTTGCTATTCGCAACACGGTCACTTTTGGACTGCTAAGCGGCCTGGTTACACTGGGGGTTGGAGTGGCAGTTGGTGTGCTGGCCGGCTGGTTGGGCGGATTTATCGATATGATCCTGATGCGCCTGGCAGACGTTTTGATGGCCATTCCTGCCATCATGATACTTATTATCACAGCCGCCCTTTTCAGGCCGTCGCCGTTTGTGCTTTCCTTAATCCTGGCCGGTTTGATGTGGCCAACCATTAGCAAAGCGATCCGTGCACAAACCCTCACTTTAAGAGAAAGCCTTCATGTGAAAGCGGCTGCTCAGATCGGAGGCGGCAACTGGTATATCATACGCCGACATCTTATGCCCGAAATGTTTCCCCTGTATCTCATCGGCCTTGCAGCCAAAACCAGGATGGCCATGTTCATGGAAGCATCCCTGGCTTTTCTCGGGCTTTTCGATCCCAGCCGCAAATCACTTGGTATGATGATCGTTTATGCAGTAAAATATTTTTACCTGGATATCTGGTGGAACTGGCTTTTACCGCCGATTGCATGTCTGTCCTTATTGATTATGGCCGTTACCTTTCTCGTAATAAGTGCAGAGAAAGCGTTTGATCCGCGTCTTAAAGAGGTTATGGGATAA
- a CDS encoding dipeptide ABC transporter ATP-binding protein — protein MSLDVKCLRVIYQNGSHSIQALEEVSLSIAPGKCLAVVGESGSGKTTLGKACMGLLPSNAIKEGEIMLSGRRIDKLKEPAFNEIRWKKIAMVFQNGVENLNPVHRIIDQVAEPLIQRRLSGRGEAIKRATKALDKMGVSKESWYRHPHQMSGGQIQRVLLAMAVILDPEIIILDEPTASLDALSKIFISDVIHQFKSMGKAVLLITHDLEMAAGLADTVSVLYFGQILETLPAADLLLKPFHPYTLALGRSYPTMTTGRDLGGIKGDAFYRIVHQHGQHNQDQHQHSHIQIPGSSHKNGHAPPTGCLFQNRCTQAIERCKHEKVDLKKVDSHLVRCLRNGIASILELKQISKKYQDVTAIQPTDLTLKCGEILCLVGETGSGKTTLAMISAGVLKQDSGERIFEEKDMDQWARRKYRSLARRIGVIYQNPAESISPRFSVFDAVAEPIKIHPNALVGESMENRVSQILSQVRLSVDASFLKRYPQELNMGTIQRVCMARALILKPSLLVADEPTSSLDPSVQAKVLKLLLDLQTELGLSMLFITHNIGVARKIADRIAVMLAGRLVEVGPAARVLSAPRHPYTRMLIDSVIGTVKVPVKAQPPVSFGCPFSPRCPRSKDVCHEKVPEMTHMDLCEVRCHFPLTGDR, from the coding sequence ATGAGTCTTGACGTCAAATGTTTAAGAGTGATTTATCAAAACGGATCTCACAGCATACAGGCACTTGAAGAGGTCAGCCTTTCCATCGCTCCGGGAAAATGCCTGGCTGTGGTGGGGGAGTCGGGTTCGGGAAAAACCACTCTGGGAAAAGCATGCATGGGTCTGCTCCCTTCTAACGCGATCAAAGAAGGGGAAATCATGCTAAGCGGCCGGCGAATCGATAAGCTCAAAGAACCGGCTTTCAATGAAATCCGCTGGAAAAAAATCGCCATGGTTTTTCAGAACGGGGTTGAAAATCTGAATCCTGTCCATCGCATCATTGACCAGGTAGCCGAGCCTTTGATTCAGCGACGATTGTCCGGCCGTGGTGAAGCCATAAAAAGGGCAACAAAAGCTCTGGATAAAATGGGAGTTTCCAAGGAGTCTTGGTATCGGCATCCTCATCAAATGAGCGGGGGGCAGATCCAGCGGGTCTTGCTGGCCATGGCTGTCATTCTCGATCCTGAAATTATCATTCTGGACGAGCCCACCGCCTCCCTGGACGCTTTAAGTAAGATTTTTATATCGGATGTAATCCATCAATTTAAATCAATGGGAAAAGCGGTTCTGTTAATTACTCACGACCTTGAAATGGCCGCAGGCTTAGCCGATACGGTGTCTGTGCTCTACTTTGGTCAAATTTTAGAAACACTCCCTGCCGCCGATCTTTTATTAAAACCGTTTCACCCCTACACCCTGGCTCTTGGTCGATCCTACCCCACCATGACCACCGGACGTGATCTGGGCGGTATCAAAGGCGACGCCTTTTACCGAATTGTTCATCAACACGGTCAGCATAATCAGGATCAACACCAACATAGCCATATTCAAATCCCCGGTTCAAGTCATAAAAACGGCCATGCGCCGCCTACGGGTTGCCTGTTTCAAAATCGTTGTACCCAGGCAATCGAAAGATGTAAACATGAAAAAGTAGATCTTAAAAAGGTTGACAGTCACTTGGTCCGATGCCTTCGTAACGGAATTGCCAGCATTCTTGAGCTTAAGCAGATAAGCAAAAAGTACCAGGATGTAACGGCAATTCAACCTACGGATCTGACTTTAAAATGCGGTGAGATTTTGTGCCTTGTCGGCGAAACCGGATCAGGCAAAACCACCCTGGCTATGATTTCTGCGGGGGTGCTTAAACAAGACAGCGGTGAAAGAATCTTTGAAGAAAAAGATATGGATCAATGGGCCAGGCGGAAGTATCGATCCCTGGCCCGCCGCATCGGTGTCATATATCAAAACCCGGCCGAATCAATTAGTCCCAGATTTTCCGTTTTTGATGCGGTCGCAGAGCCGATTAAAATTCACCCAAACGCCCTTGTGGGTGAAAGTATGGAAAATCGGGTTTCTCAGATTCTTTCACAGGTTCGTCTTTCTGTTGATGCATCATTTTTAAAGCGTTATCCTCAAGAATTGAATATGGGAACCATACAGCGTGTTTGCATGGCCCGTGCCCTGATACTTAAACCGTCTCTTCTTGTAGCTGATGAACCCACCAGTTCTCTGGATCCAAGTGTTCAGGCCAAAGTGTTAAAGCTGCTTCTGGATCTCCAGACCGAACTGGGTTTATCCATGCTGTTTATCACGCACAACATCGGGGTGGCTCGAAAGATCGCAGACCGTATTGCCGTGATGCTCGCCGGTCGTCTGGTGGAAGTTGGCCCCGCCGCTAGAGTTTTGTCCGCACCGCGTCATCCTTATACCCGGATGCTTATCGACAGTGTGATTGGCACGGTCAAAGTTCCTGTTAAAGCTCAACCGCCGGTTTCATTTGGTTGCCCCTTTTCACCCAGATGCCCCCGTTCCAAGGACGTGTGCCATGAAAAAGTACCTGAAATGACTCATATGGATCTTTGCGAGGTAAGATGCCATTTTCCTTTGACTGGTGATCGTTAA
- a CDS encoding FmdE family protein: MNNKSISSELIKATIRFHGHSCPGLAIGIRVSELVMDRFERSMDEEIVAVVETDMCAIDAIQFLTGCTFGKGNLIHLDHGKSAFTFHHRNKGESIRIVTRPNAVSDPDDALINLRKKKAKEKLTHEEQEQLKKAMAERIKKIMELDLDKLFEVKPVQSHLPRKARILESIACQECGEATMESRTRRLFGRTLCIPCFNAAEKRI; the protein is encoded by the coding sequence ATGAATAATAAATCAATCAGTTCTGAATTGATCAAGGCAACCATCCGTTTCCACGGCCACTCCTGTCCCGGTCTGGCCATCGGCATCCGAGTATCGGAGTTGGTTATGGACAGATTCGAACGATCAATGGATGAAGAAATCGTTGCGGTGGTTGAAACCGATATGTGTGCCATTGATGCCATTCAGTTCTTAACAGGCTGTACCTTTGGCAAGGGCAACTTGATCCATCTGGATCATGGGAAAAGTGCCTTTACTTTCCACCACCGGAACAAAGGGGAGTCGATACGAATCGTTACCAGACCGAACGCCGTCAGCGATCCCGACGATGCGCTTATCAATCTAAGGAAAAAGAAGGCGAAAGAAAAACTAACCCATGAAGAACAGGAACAGCTGAAAAAAGCCATGGCGGAGCGAATAAAAAAGATCATGGAGTTAGATCTTGATAAATTATTTGAAGTGAAACCGGTACAAAGCCACTTGCCCCGTAAGGCCAGAATACTGGAAAGTATCGCCTGCCAGGAATGCGGTGAAGCAACCATGGAGTCCCGTACCCGTCGCCTTTTCGGCCGAACGCTCTGCATACCCTGTTTTAATGCTGCAGAAAAACGTATTTAA
- the ubiE gene encoding bifunctional demethylmenaquinone methyltransferase/2-methoxy-6-polyprenyl-1,4-benzoquinol methylase UbiE: MAKFDPNTIDTREKSRLIRGYFNSVALKYDMMNTLLSFGIHHIWKKIAVRMLSLNDGDKVLDVCGGTGDLAVLADKAVRPQGDVTLYDFSRAMINAGRFKKNNLPLRKRIQYIQGDVQQLSFQDDSFDAAMVGFGIRNVMDMKTGFKEMYRVLKPGGKMMCLEFSKPVSPLFRLLYNYYSFQVIPLLGKAITGSVQAYTHLPESIRAFPLPYELKAILQDIGFFHVTYRKLTNGIAVIHLAKKI; this comes from the coding sequence ATGGCAAAATTTGACCCCAACACAATCGACACCCGGGAAAAGTCCCGATTGATTCGCGGCTATTTTAATTCAGTAGCGCTAAAGTATGATATGATGAATACCCTGTTAAGCTTTGGAATTCATCATATCTGGAAAAAAATAGCGGTTCGCATGCTGAGCCTAAATGACGGGGATAAGGTTCTTGATGTATGCGGCGGTACCGGGGACCTTGCGGTTTTGGCTGACAAAGCCGTGAGACCGCAAGGTGATGTAACCCTGTATGACTTTTCCAGAGCCATGATAAATGCAGGCAGGTTCAAAAAAAATAATTTGCCGCTGCGAAAGCGTATTCAATATATTCAGGGAGATGTTCAGCAACTTTCTTTTCAAGACGATAGCTTTGATGCAGCCATGGTGGGGTTTGGAATTCGCAATGTGATGGATATGAAAACAGGATTTAAAGAAATGTATCGTGTTTTGAAGCCAGGAGGAAAGATGATGTGCCTGGAATTTTCCAAGCCGGTCTCGCCGTTGTTTCGCCTGCTTTATAATTATTACTCATTTCAGGTGATTCCTCTGCTGGGTAAAGCGATAACCGGTTCAGTGCAGGCTTACACCCACCTTCCAGAGTCCATACGAGCCTTTCCCTTACCTTATGAACTTAAGGCTATCCTCCAGGACATTGGATTTTTTCACGTCACTTACCGAAAACTCACCAATGGCATAGCGGTCATTCATCTGGCGAAAAAAATCTAG